The proteins below are encoded in one region of Nocardioides marmorisolisilvae:
- a CDS encoding TetR/AcrR family transcriptional regulator: MSEATPRALRKDAAINRERLLAAARELFAERGLNVTLNEIAHHAGVGVGTAYRRFANKEEVIDALFEEGLQDIAAAAKDALADPDAWSGLVGFLERSLHMQFGDRGLNEIINNPALGDVRVADARERIAPLIHELVERAQAQGVVRPDLDQSDLIFAQLGLSAIMESSRSIEPELYRRYLAIFLDGIRADRSVLTRLPVDALSAHDTHSAMTRRRQPATPATTSSSRERPQRSSPAAHPDR; the protein is encoded by the coding sequence ATGTCAGAGGCGACTCCCCGAGCACTACGCAAGGACGCCGCGATCAACCGCGAGCGCCTCCTTGCTGCTGCTCGCGAGCTGTTTGCCGAGCGGGGTCTCAACGTCACTCTGAACGAGATCGCCCATCACGCCGGCGTCGGCGTCGGCACGGCGTACCGGCGCTTCGCCAACAAGGAGGAGGTCATCGACGCGCTCTTCGAGGAAGGCCTGCAGGACATCGCGGCCGCAGCCAAGGATGCGCTCGCGGACCCCGACGCCTGGTCGGGCCTGGTCGGCTTCCTGGAACGCTCACTGCACATGCAGTTCGGAGATCGTGGACTCAACGAGATCATCAACAACCCGGCCCTCGGGGACGTACGTGTCGCCGATGCACGGGAGCGCATCGCGCCGCTCATCCACGAGCTGGTTGAACGTGCGCAAGCTCAAGGCGTCGTGCGGCCGGACCTGGATCAGTCCGATCTGATCTTCGCGCAGCTTGGACTCTCGGCGATCATGGAGAGCAGCCGATCGATCGAACCCGAGCTGTATCGACGCTACTTGGCGATCTTCCTCGACGGCATTCGAGCGGACCGGTCCGTGCTCACGAGGTTGCCGGTCGACGCGCTGAGCGCCCATGACACGCACTCCGCGATGACTCGGAGACGACAGCCGGCCACGCCGGCAACAACGTCGTCCTCTCGGGAACGTCCGCAGAGATCGTCGCCCGCCGCACACCCTGACCGGTGA
- a CDS encoding cupin domain-containing protein, whose amino-acid sequence MPALNGTALDLLTGDAQTFIDKVWASRVHLHQVDRSALVDILALDDVDRLVTASGLRTPALRVVRDGQVCSSSEFTRQATIAGSPLTGLVDGRKALAMYDDGATLVLQGLHRYWPPLTQLVRELELALGHPCQANAYLTPPGSQGFARHSDTHDVFVFQTHGHKQWEIVEDDTARDIVMEPGLSMYLPTGTPHSARSQAESSLHVTIGVNRTTWRDLLRRRVDAVLADDRYDTPLPAGFIEDPDRLAGPLEAELAGLVDRLAALAADDVATLTAERFLRDRAPAMLGALGDRVRLPQLDDLTRLERRPTAACLLRDDGDRLRVLLGDRELRMPIRLRPAMEMVRDQASFVVGDLSACLDPQSRLVLCRRLVREGLLRFPR is encoded by the coding sequence GTGCCCGCACTGAACGGCACCGCGCTCGACCTGCTCACCGGCGACGCCCAGACCTTCATCGACAAGGTCTGGGCGTCGCGGGTGCACCTGCACCAGGTCGATCGGTCCGCCCTGGTCGACATCCTCGCGCTGGACGACGTCGACCGTCTTGTCACCGCATCCGGGCTGCGCACGCCGGCGCTGCGGGTGGTCCGGGACGGCCAGGTCTGCTCGTCGTCGGAATTCACCCGACAGGCCACCATCGCTGGCTCGCCGCTGACCGGACTGGTCGACGGCCGCAAGGCACTGGCGATGTACGACGACGGAGCGACCCTCGTGCTGCAGGGTCTGCACCGCTACTGGCCACCCCTGACGCAGCTGGTCCGTGAGCTCGAGCTCGCCCTGGGACACCCCTGCCAGGCCAACGCCTACCTGACCCCGCCGGGTTCGCAGGGCTTCGCCCGGCACAGCGACACCCACGACGTCTTCGTCTTCCAGACCCACGGACACAAGCAGTGGGAGATCGTCGAGGACGACACCGCGCGCGACATCGTCATGGAGCCCGGCCTGAGCATGTACCTGCCCACCGGCACGCCGCACTCCGCGCGCAGCCAGGCCGAGTCGTCCCTTCACGTGACCATCGGGGTCAACCGGACGACGTGGCGCGACCTCCTGCGTCGACGCGTCGATGCCGTGCTCGCCGACGACCGATACGACACACCGCTTCCCGCCGGCTTCATCGAGGACCCCGACCGCCTCGCCGGACCGCTGGAGGCTGAGCTCGCCGGACTGGTCGACCGACTCGCGGCCCTTGCCGCCGACGATGTGGCGACCCTGACGGCCGAGCGGTTCCTGCGGGACCGCGCCCCGGCGATGCTCGGCGCACTGGGCGACCGGGTCCGGCTTCCCCAGCTCGACGACCTGACCCGGCTGGAGCGCCGTCCGACCGCGGCCTGCCTGCTGCGCGACGACGGCGACCGGCTCCGGGTGCTGCTCGGCGATCGGGAGCTGCGGATGCCGATCAGGCTCAGACCGGCCATGGAGATGGTGCGCGACCAGGCCTCGTTCGTGGTCGGCGACCTGTCCGCGTGCCTCGACCCGCAGAGCCGCCTGGTGCTCTGCCGACGGCTGGTGCGCGAGGGCTTGCTGCGGTTCCCGCGGTGA
- a CDS encoding sucrase ferredoxin translates to MSGADPAFRCTRSEEDTGADPAGSASTVRAFLLVELEGAWGTDALAAARLPASVRRMLRRLEPEHRVRPLMIRRQGRRTEGGGVHVFAACTVPGRRWVEHARMDGHQDLLGLDLAGMVDGHRPGLPAYDEPLFCVCTHGRHDACCAERGRPVWEALRAVAPEHTWQVSHIGGDRFAGNVLVLPDGLYYGRMQPADAADLVAAHAQGELLLDRLRGRTAQPFPVQAAEIYLRRALGLLGRDAVRFVGHHRDGEVTDVDLETSEGRHLVRVRSAPGPARQLTCRAEGPGRPLIHELLSIG, encoded by the coding sequence GTGAGCGGCGCCGATCCGGCCTTCCGTTGCACCCGCTCGGAGGAGGACACCGGCGCCGATCCCGCCGGCAGCGCTTCGACGGTGCGTGCGTTCCTCCTCGTGGAGCTCGAGGGAGCCTGGGGGACCGATGCGCTGGCTGCTGCCCGGCTTCCCGCATCGGTACGGCGAATGCTGCGACGACTGGAGCCCGAGCACCGGGTCCGCCCGTTGATGATCCGCCGCCAGGGCCGGCGTACCGAAGGTGGCGGCGTGCACGTGTTCGCCGCCTGCACGGTGCCCGGCCGCCGCTGGGTCGAGCACGCTCGGATGGACGGCCACCAGGACCTTCTCGGGCTCGACCTCGCCGGCATGGTCGACGGGCACCGTCCCGGCCTCCCGGCGTACGACGAGCCGCTGTTCTGCGTGTGCACCCATGGTCGTCACGACGCCTGCTGCGCCGAGCGCGGCCGGCCGGTCTGGGAGGCTCTGCGAGCGGTGGCACCGGAGCACACCTGGCAGGTCTCCCACATCGGTGGGGACCGGTTCGCCGGCAATGTGCTGGTGCTTCCCGACGGGCTCTACTACGGGCGGATGCAGCCGGCCGACGCGGCCGATCTGGTGGCTGCCCATGCGCAGGGCGAGCTGCTGCTCGACCGGCTGCGCGGTCGAACTGCGCAGCCCTTCCCGGTGCAGGCGGCCGAGATCTACCTGCGTCGTGCGCTGGGCCTCCTCGGTCGGGACGCCGTCCGGTTCGTCGGCCACCACCGCGATGGCGAGGTGACCGACGTGGATCTCGAGACCTCCGAGGGCCGGCACCTGGTGCGGGTGCGCAGCGCGCCCGGCCCTGCCCGCCAGCTGACCTGCCGGGCCGAAGGCCCGGGCCGGCCGCTGATCCACGAGCTGCTGTCGATCGGCTGA
- a CDS encoding MFS transporter, translating to MEQPTADGLRRTTALLSVAVLGFAVQQTAVVPAIQDIERSLHAPPEWSAWLVTLYLVVATVATLALGRLADLHGRRRMLLVGMVVFAVASVGAAVAPSILVLLLCRALQGIGGAVYPLALSIARAHAPEGAATTAIALLTAAFGVGTAVGFVAGGLLSSYASWRWIFVLGAVLVGAGVLMLWRGLEETEGRATGRFDLIGTAVLALSTVGLLAALTLAAGAGWSSPEVVGLLVLSAGSAGGWIAMQRRAVDPLIDLHVLSNRSVAAANLATVAIGWSMFSAFLLVPRFARLTPEHSAYGLGADSAMVGLILLPIAVGQIVASLAAGRLIGRVGATVVLGTALLVLAAAGAVLAVDRTSVPLTLLGTLLLGLGAGSGLQSGSAVATEAVAPDVAGISASVNSTTRRLAGGVGGQVSVLVLTAFAAGSTLRPSGFTIAYLVGVGLCVVGVTVTVSVRLFARSTA from the coding sequence ATGGAGCAGCCGACCGCGGACGGGTTGCGCCGGACGACGGCGCTGCTCTCGGTCGCGGTGCTCGGCTTCGCGGTCCAGCAGACCGCGGTGGTGCCCGCGATCCAGGACATCGAGAGGTCGCTGCATGCACCACCGGAGTGGTCGGCGTGGCTGGTCACGCTCTACCTGGTGGTCGCCACTGTCGCGACGTTGGCACTGGGCCGATTGGCAGATCTCCACGGTCGGCGCCGGATGCTGCTGGTCGGAATGGTGGTCTTCGCGGTGGCGTCGGTCGGCGCAGCGGTCGCCCCGAGCATCCTCGTGCTGCTGCTCTGCCGGGCGCTGCAGGGGATCGGCGGCGCGGTTTACCCGCTGGCGCTGTCGATCGCCCGCGCACACGCACCCGAGGGCGCGGCGACGACCGCGATCGCCCTGCTCACCGCTGCGTTCGGGGTCGGTACGGCGGTGGGCTTCGTGGCCGGCGGCCTGCTCTCCAGCTACGCGTCCTGGCGTTGGATCTTTGTGCTCGGAGCCGTGCTCGTTGGTGCGGGCGTGTTGATGCTCTGGCGGGGATTGGAGGAGACCGAGGGTCGTGCCACCGGCCGATTCGACCTGATCGGCACGGCGGTCCTCGCGCTGAGCACAGTCGGGCTGCTCGCCGCGCTGACGCTCGCAGCCGGGGCCGGTTGGAGTTCCCCCGAGGTGGTCGGCCTGCTGGTGCTCTCGGCCGGGTCCGCCGGCGGCTGGATCGCGATGCAACGTCGGGCGGTGGACCCGCTCATCGACCTGCACGTGCTGTCGAACCGGTCGGTGGCTGCGGCCAACCTCGCCACGGTGGCGATCGGGTGGTCGATGTTCAGCGCGTTCCTCCTGGTGCCGCGGTTCGCCCGTCTCACTCCGGAGCACTCCGCCTACGGGCTCGGGGCGGACAGCGCCATGGTGGGGCTGATCCTGCTGCCGATCGCCGTCGGCCAGATCGTGGCGTCACTCGCCGCCGGCCGGTTGATCGGACGGGTGGGCGCGACGGTCGTGCTGGGCACTGCGCTGCTCGTCCTGGCCGCGGCGGGCGCGGTCCTTGCCGTGGACCGGACCAGTGTCCCGCTGACACTGCTGGGCACCCTCCTGCTCGGCCTGGGAGCCGGATCCGGCCTCCAGTCGGGCAGCGCGGTGGCGACCGAGGCAGTGGCCCCGGACGTAGCCGGCATCTCAGCCTCGGTGAACAGCACCACCCGACGACTCGCCGGTGGCGTCGGAGGACAGGTGAGCGTTCTGGTGCTGACCGCGTTCGCTGCCGGCTCGACACTACGGCCGTCGGGCTTCACCATCGCCTATCTGGTCGGCGTCGGTCTCTGCGTGGTGGGGGTGACGGTGACGGTGAGCGTGCGGTTGTTCGCCCGGTCCACCGCCTGA
- the qcrB gene encoding cytochrome bc1 complex cytochrome b subunit, with protein MRGPVDAARDRTLRRLDERLGYADMARTALGKVFPDHWSFMLGEIALYCFVVLVATGTFLAIFFDPSSSLKVYDGSYQPLHGEDVSSAFASTVQLSWDVRGGLLMRQVHHWAALIFIAAITLHLCRIFFTGMFRKPRELNWTVGLTLFVAAIFTSFAGYSLPDDLLSGTGLHIFYSTLEAVPFVGGWLAYLVFGAGFPGPYIIGRLYILHVFVVPVAIAGLIGIHLAVLIRQKHSHFAGPGHRDSNVVGSRMWPSYALRSLSLFSVVAAVCFLMGGLVQINPVWVWGEFKSSTIMSPSVADWYIAWVEGALRMFPPVELHFWGFTIPDQFWPAVLLPGLTFAVLYLWPFIDRRLTGDRGTHHIAAGPMSSPRRFAIGVWAIGFYSILLLAAGEELIVQLSGATIETVRDTLRVCVLVLPVVAALLAHRAASNHVRREAAEQQEESDETERELTESPLWIRWGPQDEDEEHDEDDVGDAESQQDEEPSTDQSVRG; from the coding sequence ATGCGCGGACCAGTGGACGCCGCCCGCGACCGAACCCTGCGGCGGCTCGACGAACGGCTCGGGTACGCCGACATGGCGCGCACCGCGCTCGGGAAGGTCTTTCCCGACCACTGGTCCTTCATGCTCGGCGAGATCGCGCTCTACTGCTTCGTGGTGCTGGTCGCCACCGGCACCTTCCTTGCCATCTTCTTCGACCCGAGCAGCTCGCTGAAGGTGTACGACGGTAGCTACCAACCCCTGCACGGTGAGGACGTCTCGTCGGCGTTCGCCTCCACCGTGCAGCTCAGCTGGGACGTCCGAGGCGGCCTGCTGATGCGGCAGGTGCACCACTGGGCCGCGCTGATCTTCATCGCGGCCATCACGCTCCACCTCTGCCGGATCTTCTTCACCGGCATGTTCCGCAAGCCGCGCGAGCTGAACTGGACGGTCGGCCTGACCCTGTTCGTCGCGGCCATCTTCACCTCGTTCGCCGGCTACTCCCTGCCCGACGACCTGCTCTCCGGCACGGGGCTGCACATCTTCTACTCCACGCTGGAGGCGGTGCCGTTCGTCGGGGGCTGGCTCGCCTACCTGGTCTTCGGCGCGGGCTTCCCCGGGCCGTACATCATCGGCCGGCTCTACATCCTGCACGTCTTCGTGGTGCCGGTGGCGATCGCCGGGCTCATCGGGATCCACCTCGCCGTGCTGATTCGGCAGAAGCACAGCCACTTCGCGGGGCCCGGGCACCGCGACTCCAACGTCGTCGGGTCGCGGATGTGGCCGTCGTACGCCCTGCGGTCTCTGTCGTTGTTCTCCGTCGTCGCCGCGGTGTGCTTCCTGATGGGCGGCCTGGTGCAGATCAACCCGGTCTGGGTCTGGGGCGAGTTCAAGAGCTCGACGATCATGTCGCCGTCGGTGGCGGACTGGTACATCGCCTGGGTCGAGGGAGCGCTGCGGATGTTCCCGCCCGTCGAGCTGCATTTCTGGGGCTTCACGATCCCAGACCAGTTCTGGCCCGCGGTCCTGCTGCCCGGGCTCACCTTCGCAGTGCTCTATCTCTGGCCGTTCATCGACCGACGCCTCACCGGCGACCGGGGCACCCACCACATTGCCGCAGGGCCGATGTCGAGCCCGCGCCGCTTCGCGATCGGCGTCTGGGCGATCGGCTTCTACTCGATCCTGCTGCTCGCCGCGGGCGAGGAGCTCATCGTCCAGCTCAGCGGCGCCACCATCGAGACGGTCCGCGACACCCTGCGCGTGTGCGTGCTCGTGCTGCCGGTGGTGGCGGCGCTGCTGGCCCACCGCGCCGCGAGCAACCACGTGCGCCGCGAGGCGGCCGAGCAGCAGGAGGAGTCCGACGAGACCGAGCGGGAGCTCACCGAGAGTCCGCTGTGGATCCGCTGGGGCCCGCAGGACGAGGACGAGGAACACGACGAGGACGACGTCGGCGACGCGGAGTCGCAGCAGGACGAGGAGCCCAGCACCGACCAGTCCGTGAGGGGATGA
- a CDS encoding ubiquinol-cytochrome c reductase iron-sulfur subunit — MTDRDAHAPRSVLICFALSVLGAAAFATSYVMDWGNRAYGASLGWALLFLGIGLGIWAQLIDEDEPDYVEERAVGPTDDTGFERFRTALTEQKVPRSGVLWSMLGVAAGSIGLAALFPLRSLFPTRNLGPGAHALLSDSPWRAGDAVVTEGGEQVRPDDLAVGSVLTVFPATWDPRQSAGATLLIRVDPEQLELPASRRDWVADGVIAYSKLCTHAGCPVGLYSDESAQLLCPCHHSVFDVLDGGKPVEGPAAHPLPQLPLALDSEGYLIATGEFTRAPGAAWWGW, encoded by the coding sequence ATGACCGACCGGGACGCACACGCACCTCGCAGCGTGCTGATCTGCTTCGCCCTCTCCGTGCTCGGGGCGGCCGCCTTCGCGACGTCGTACGTCATGGACTGGGGGAACCGGGCCTACGGCGCGTCCCTGGGCTGGGCGCTGCTGTTCCTCGGCATCGGCCTGGGCATCTGGGCGCAGCTGATCGACGAGGACGAGCCCGACTACGTCGAGGAGCGCGCGGTCGGGCCGACCGACGACACCGGCTTCGAGCGGTTCCGCACCGCGCTCACCGAGCAGAAGGTGCCGCGCTCCGGAGTGCTCTGGTCGATGCTCGGCGTTGCGGCGGGCTCGATCGGCCTGGCGGCGCTGTTCCCGTTGCGCTCGCTCTTCCCCACCCGGAACCTCGGGCCGGGGGCGCACGCGCTGCTGTCGGACAGCCCGTGGAGGGCCGGCGACGCCGTGGTGACCGAGGGTGGCGAGCAGGTCCGACCCGACGACCTCGCCGTGGGGTCGGTGCTCACCGTCTTCCCGGCGACCTGGGACCCTCGCCAGTCCGCTGGTGCCACCCTCCTGATCCGGGTCGACCCGGAGCAGCTCGAGCTGCCCGCCTCGCGCCGGGACTGGGTGGCGGACGGGGTGATCGCCTACTCCAAGCTGTGCACCCACGCCGGATGCCCGGTGGGCCTCTACTCCGACGAGTCCGCCCAACTGCTCTGTCCCTGCCACCACTCGGTCTTCGACGTCCTCGACGGCGGCAAGCCCGTGGAGGGCCCCGCCGCGCACCCGCTCCCCCAGCTCCCCCTCGCCCTGGACAGCGAGGGCTACCTGATCGCCACCGGCGAGTTCACTCGCGCGCCCGGCGCCGCCTGGTGGGGGTGGTGA
- a CDS encoding c-type cytochrome — protein sequence MTRTTTTTSPRSARALRAGGVLAVIALVALVLTSTRAPDGPARTDGAVAPATARTTSSPSMSGREVYLRDCAWCHGQQAQGTSVAPRLSDKGPAALDFYLRTGRMPLSSPDETVRRHKPAYDAATIGRIVGFVDSLGSGGEPIPEVRPGDVAEGQSLFISNCAACHSSSGTGVVLTDGTIVPSLFADDPREVAEAMRLGPGPMPPFTRGQLSDDQLDDVVSYVSMLGNRQIRGGGGLDQYGPILEGSFAWAVPVPILIIVLLLLGRRRKQ from the coding sequence ATGACCCGGACGACCACGACGACCAGTCCCCGCAGCGCCCGCGCGCTGCGGGCCGGGGGCGTGCTCGCCGTCATCGCACTCGTGGCCCTCGTCCTGACCAGCACCCGGGCGCCCGACGGCCCGGCACGCACCGATGGCGCCGTCGCTCCTGCCACCGCCCGGACGACCTCGTCGCCGTCGATGTCTGGGCGGGAGGTCTACCTGCGGGACTGCGCGTGGTGCCACGGCCAGCAGGCGCAGGGCACCTCGGTGGCACCCCGACTCTCCGACAAGGGGCCCGCTGCCCTCGACTTCTACCTACGCACGGGCCGGATGCCGCTCAGCTCGCCCGACGAGACGGTGCGCCGGCACAAGCCGGCGTACGACGCGGCGACGATCGGCCGGATCGTCGGCTTCGTCGACTCGCTCGGCAGCGGAGGCGAGCCGATCCCCGAGGTGCGGCCGGGCGACGTCGCGGAGGGCCAGTCGCTGTTCATCAGCAACTGCGCCGCCTGCCACTCCTCCTCGGGGACCGGAGTCGTGCTCACCGACGGCACGATCGTCCCGTCACTGTTCGCCGACGACCCACGCGAGGTGGCGGAGGCGATGCGGCTCGGCCCCGGACCGATGCCGCCGTTCACTCGCGGACAGCTCAGCGACGACCAGCTCGACGACGTGGTCAGCTACGTCTCCATGCTCGGCAACCGGCAGATCCGGGGCGGCGGCGGCCTCGACCAATACGGCCCGATCCTCGAGGGCAGTTTCGCCTGGGCGGTCCCGGTGCCGATCCTGATCATCGTCCTGCTGCTGCTCGGCCGACGGAGGAAGCAATGA
- a CDS encoding c-type cytochrome — MRRNVLVLLVTLVAAAAVAAGCAGPESSQAPPQQMRTGDPGRGAALISHYGCGSCHEVPGVAGADGLVGPPLTHFSRRGYVAGVLPNSEQNLEHWIEDPQSVVPGNAMPDLGVTHRDAIDITAYLYTLR, encoded by the coding sequence ATGAGGCGAAACGTCCTCGTCCTGCTCGTCACGCTGGTGGCCGCGGCCGCCGTCGCGGCCGGGTGCGCTGGACCCGAGAGCAGTCAGGCCCCTCCGCAGCAGATGCGGACCGGCGATCCGGGCCGCGGTGCCGCGCTGATCAGCCACTACGGGTGCGGTAGCTGCCACGAGGTCCCGGGCGTCGCCGGCGCGGACGGGCTCGTCGGGCCGCCGCTGACCCACTTCTCCCGGCGCGGGTACGTCGCCGGCGTGCTGCCCAACTCCGAGCAGAACCTCGAGCACTGGATCGAGGACCCCCAGTCGGTGGTGCCCGGGAACGCCATGCCCGACCTCGGCGTGACGCACCGCGACGCCATCGACATCACCGCCTACCTCTACACCCTGAGGTGA
- a CDS encoding cytochrome c oxidase assembly protein, which produces MRIVEVVLLAGSLVLWVCYLRGLVRFRRHAQGRRAQRGRPWALATAVAVLVLVAGSPLGELLEERLWTHMLQHVVLIMVCGPLLAWSSPGRVLLAGLPAGVRRPVVKVAHHLPSGLLLAAPLAWLLHIGSMWAWHLPAAYDLAVRNELVHLSEHATFLLTAWWFWWHLLGDSPRRLTGLQAVLYLVVAVPPGAALGAVLTFPQHPIYPAQAAAARAVGLDPMLDQHLGALVMWAPMDFGYVLGAIVLFASWLRGLDRDHPARALFLDTTDVRPDLGRIR; this is translated from the coding sequence ATGCGGATCGTCGAGGTCGTGCTGCTGGCCGGGTCGCTCGTGCTGTGGGTCTGCTACCTGCGCGGCCTCGTCCGGTTCCGCCGGCATGCCCAGGGCCGGCGAGCCCAGCGCGGCAGGCCGTGGGCGCTGGCCACCGCGGTGGCCGTGCTGGTGCTGGTGGCAGGCTCACCACTCGGCGAGCTCCTCGAGGAGCGGCTGTGGACCCACATGCTCCAGCACGTCGTCCTGATCATGGTCTGCGGCCCGCTGCTGGCCTGGTCCTCTCCGGGCCGGGTACTGCTCGCCGGGCTGCCGGCCGGGGTCCGTCGTCCGGTGGTGAAGGTCGCGCACCACCTTCCGTCCGGGCTGCTGCTGGCGGCCCCACTGGCCTGGCTGCTGCACATCGGCTCGATGTGGGCCTGGCACCTGCCGGCCGCCTACGACCTCGCGGTGCGCAACGAGCTGGTGCATCTGAGCGAGCACGCCACCTTCCTGCTCACCGCGTGGTGGTTCTGGTGGCACCTGCTGGGCGACTCTCCGCGGCGCCTGACCGGGCTGCAAGCCGTCCTCTACCTCGTCGTGGCGGTCCCGCCAGGTGCCGCGCTCGGAGCCGTGCTCACGTTTCCGCAGCACCCGATCTACCCGGCCCAGGCGGCCGCTGCACGCGCAGTGGGCCTCGACCCGATGCTCGACCAGCACCTCGGCGCGCTGGTGATGTGGGCCCCCATGGACTTCGGGTACGTGCTGGGAGCGATCGTGCTGTTCGCCTCCTGGCTGCGCGGCCTCGACCGCGACCATCCTGCACGGGCGCTGTTCTTGGACACGACCGACGTCCGTCCCGACTTGGGGAGGATCCGATGA
- a CDS encoding cytochrome c oxidase subunit 3, which yields MTSLDSLDSLDSTEASARRTPTVVPEAPVGRTTGWWAMALFIATEAAMFAAFLASYFYLRFGHQGPWPPTGDKPPHLLVSSIGTGILLLSCVPMFLSVRSARRRPRGTALLTLVAALGGIAFVVLQWIDWTEEWPASTMSKDAYGSMLYTITGLHAVHVILGVLMLGLLALGSLLRGPRRAQGGAGAVVAMYWYFLSVLAVAVYLTVYISPHV from the coding sequence ATGACGAGCCTTGACAGCCTGGACAGCCTGGACAGCACCGAGGCCAGTGCCCGCCGGACACCGACCGTGGTGCCGGAGGCCCCTGTCGGCCGGACGACGGGCTGGTGGGCGATGGCGCTGTTCATCGCGACGGAGGCCGCCATGTTCGCCGCCTTCCTGGCGAGCTACTTCTACCTGCGGTTCGGCCACCAGGGTCCGTGGCCGCCCACCGGGGACAAGCCGCCGCACCTGCTGGTCTCGTCCATCGGCACCGGCATCCTGCTGCTCAGCTGCGTGCCGATGTTCCTCTCCGTGCGCAGCGCGCGCCGCCGACCCCGTGGCACCGCCCTGCTGACCCTCGTGGCAGCGCTGGGCGGGATCGCCTTCGTCGTCCTGCAGTGGATCGACTGGACCGAGGAGTGGCCGGCGTCGACGATGAGCAAGGACGCCTACGGCTCGATGCTGTACACCATCACCGGTCTGCACGCCGTACACGTGATCCTCGGCGTCCTGATGCTCGGCCTGCTGGCGCTGGGCTCCCTGCTCCGCGGCCCGCGGAGGGCGCAGGGTGGGGCCGGTGCCGTCGTGGCGATGTACTGGTACTTCCTGTCGGTGCTCGCCGTCGCGGTCTACCTCACCGTCTACATCTCTCCGCACGTGTGA